The Hymenobacter sp. 5317J-9 genome has a window encoding:
- a CDS encoding methyltransferase domain-containing protein, producing MFAQRASGPELMDDLTLASEALRQNLDELETINTWLGGYQPVLNALSRLWPRFPPGRPLRVADLGSGGGDTLRQVARWARKKGLNVELVGIDANEFMLDYAATKSQDYPEISFRQFDIFSPEFQAQNFDVLTCSLFCHHFTDDELVTLLRQWQEQAQVAVVINDLHRHWLAYHSIKWLTRLLGGSYLVRHDAPLSVARAFRREDWEALLARAGITRYELRWRWAFRWQVVLLK from the coding sequence ATGTTCGCACAACGCGCATCCGGCCCGGAGTTGATGGATGACCTGACGTTGGCCAGCGAGGCCCTGCGCCAGAACCTCGACGAGCTGGAAACCATCAACACCTGGCTGGGCGGCTACCAGCCGGTGCTCAATGCCTTGAGCCGGCTGTGGCCGCGCTTCCCGCCAGGCCGCCCGCTGCGCGTGGCCGACCTAGGCAGCGGCGGCGGCGACACCCTGCGGCAGGTGGCCCGCTGGGCCCGCAAAAAGGGCCTCAACGTTGAATTGGTCGGAATTGACGCCAACGAGTTCATGCTGGACTACGCGGCCACCAAAAGCCAGGATTACCCCGAAATCAGCTTCCGCCAGTTCGATATTTTCTCGCCCGAATTTCAGGCGCAGAATTTCGATGTGCTGACGTGCAGCCTGTTTTGCCACCATTTCACCGACGATGAACTGGTGACGCTGTTGCGGCAGTGGCAGGAGCAGGCGCAGGTGGCTGTAGTCATCAACGACCTGCACCGGCATTGGCTGGCCTACCACAGCATTAAGTGGCTGACGCGGCTGCTGGGCGGTTCCTATTTGGTGCGGCACGATGCCCCGCTGTCGGTGGCGCGGGCCTTTCGGCGCGAGGACTGGGAGGCGCTGCTGGCCCGGGCCGGCATCACACGCTATGAGCTGCGCTGGCGCTGGGCTTTTCGCTGGCAGGTGGTGCTATTGAAGTAG